A genome region from Paenibacillus thermoaerophilus includes the following:
- a CDS encoding iron chaperone yields the protein MEVFAEYLAQIDNPQHRARTEEVLTWVTKKFPNLMPKIAWNQPMFTDHGTFIIGFSVSRHHLAVAPERAGIIHFSDQIVQAGYDHTKQLVRIPWDSPVDFSLLEKMIEFNILDKADCSTFWRK from the coding sequence ATGGAAGTTTTTGCAGAATATTTAGCGCAGATTGATAACCCGCAACATCGAGCCCGAACGGAAGAAGTTTTGACTTGGGTGACCAAGAAATTTCCGAATTTAATGCCCAAAATTGCGTGGAACCAGCCTATGTTTACCGATCACGGCACATTTATTATTGGCTTTAGCGTATCCAGACATCATTTGGCTGTTGCCCCTGAAAGGGCGGGGATTATTCATTTTTCTGATCAGATTGTGCAGGCTGGCTATGATCACACCAAGCAGTTGGTACGTATCCCGTGGGATAGTCCGGTTGATTTCTCATTACTTGAGAAAATGATCGAGTTTAATATTTTGGATAAGGCAGACTGTTCAACTTTTTGGCGGAAATAA
- a CDS encoding glycerol-3-phosphate acyltransferase: MILSFRIEYVLGSQPTQGNIAGGLSTIEEKALGNIEKTGSRPVISVLKPAEAPRNGPGLYFMDTSSAAAECVTLMAAAGAVVHFFPAGQGNIIGNPIEPVIKITANPKTARAMSEHIDVDVSGYAIVPVAAAPVLGHAFSPFLKGRGGKAIAVTFGVWSAATEFSASLAYAVILAVLLAAARWINKGRPTSAEADGFQVVFGMLLLSVYLAASGYSCAILGLWLVNSLLLVYTHRRELRRFFGRLPASRGRL, encoded by the coding sequence ATGATCTTATCCTTCAGGATCGAATACGTTCTGGGATCGCAGCCGACGCAGGGCAATATCGCCGGCGGGCTGTCCACGATAGAAGAGAAGGCGCTCGGCAACATCGAGAAGACGGGAAGCCGTCCGGTGATCAGCGTCTTGAAGCCGGCGGAAGCCCCGCGGAACGGCCCGGGCTTGTACTTTATGGATACTTCGTCGGCCGCGGCCGAGTGCGTGACGCTGATGGCGGCGGCCGGCGCCGTGGTGCATTTTTTCCCGGCGGGCCAAGGCAACATCATCGGCAATCCGATCGAGCCGGTCATCAAGATCACCGCAAATCCGAAGACGGCGCGCGCGATGAGCGAACATATCGACGTGGACGTCTCCGGTTATGCCATCGTTCCGGTCGCGGCGGCTCCCGTCTTGGGTCACGCGTTTTCTCCGTTTTTGAAAGGGAGGGGCGGGAAGGCGATCGCGGTCACCTTCGGCGTATGGAGCGCAGCGACCGAATTCTCCGCTTCTCTGGCTTATGCCGTCATCCTTGCCGTGCTGCTGGCGGCCGCCCGATGGATCAACAAGGGGAGGCCGACCTCCGCCGAAGCGGACGGCTTTCAAGTCGTATTCGGCATGCTGCTCCTGTCCGTCTACTTGGCCGCAAGCGGTTATTCCTGCGCCATCCTGGGACTGTGGCTGGTCAATTCTCTGCTGCTCGTCTATACGCACAGGCGGGAGCTGCGGCGATTCTTCGGACGGCTTCCGGCATCTCGCGGAAGGCTGTGA